The following coding sequences are from one Panthera leo isolate Ple1 chromosome E1, P.leo_Ple1_pat1.1, whole genome shotgun sequence window:
- the ASPA gene encoding aspartoacylase isoform X1, giving the protein MTSCHVTEDPIKKVAIFGGTHGNELTGVFLVKRWLENGTEIQRTGLEVKPFITNPRAVKKCTRYIDCDLNRVFDPENLGKKMSKDLPYEVRRAQEINHLFGPKDNEYSYDIIFDLHNTTSNMGCTLILEDSRNDFLIQMCHYIKTSLAPLPCYVYLIEHPSLKYATTRSIAKYPVGVEVGPQPQGVLRADILDQMRKMIKHALDFIHNFNEGEEFPPCAIEVYKIMEKVDYPRNENGDIAAIIHPDLQDQDWKPLHPGDPVFLTLDGKIIPLGGGSTVYPVFVNEAAYYEKKEAFAKATKLTLNARSIRSSLP; this is encoded by the exons ATGACTTCTTGTCATGTTACTGAAGATCCTATAAAAAAGGTTGCTATCTTTGGAGGAACTCATGGCAATGAGTTAACAGGAGTATTTCTAGTTAAGCGCTGGCTGGAGAATGGCACTGAGATTCAGAGAACAGGGCTGGAGGTAAAACCATTTATTACCAACCCAAGAGCAGTGAAGAAGTGTACCAGATATATTGACTGTGACCTGAATCGAGTTTTTGACCCTGAAAATCTTGG caaaaaaatgtcaaaggatTTGCCATATGAAGTGAGAAGGGCTCAAGAAATCAATCATTTATTTGGTCCAAAAGACAATGAATATTCCTATGACATTATTTTTGACCTTCACAACACTACTTCTAACATGGGGTGCACTCTTATTCTTGAAGATTCCAGGAATGACTTTTTAATTCAGATGTGTCATTATATTAAG aCTTCTTTGGCTCCATTACCCTGCTATGTTTATCTTATTGAGCATCCTTCCCTCAAATATGCGACCACTCGTTCTATAGCCAAGTATCCTGTTG GTGTAGAAGTTGGTCCCCAGCCTCAAGGAGTTCTGAGAGCCGATATTTtggatcaaatgagaaaaatgatcaAACATGCTCTTgattttatacataatttcaaTGAAG GAGAAGAATTCCCCCCCTGTGCTATTGAAGTCTATAAAATAATGGAGAAAGTTGATTATCCTAGGAATGAAAATGGAGATATTGCCGCTATTATCCACCCTGACCTGCAG GATCAAGACTGGAAACCGCTGCACCCCGGGGATCCTGTGTTTTTAACTCTTGATGGAAAGATTATTCCATTGGGCGGAGGCAGTACTGTGTACCCAGTGTTTGTAAACGAGGCCGCgtattatgaaaagaaagaagctttTGCAAAGGCAACCAAACTAACACTCAACGCAAGAAGTATTCGCTCCTCGTTACCTTAA
- the ASPA gene encoding aspartoacylase isoform X2 produces MTSCHVTEDPIKKVAIFGGTHGNELTGVFLVKRWLENGTEIQRTGLEVKPFITNPRAVKKCTRYIDCDLNRVFDPENLGKKMSKDLPYEVRRAQEINHLFGPKDNEYSYDIIFDLHNTTSNMGCTLILEDSRNDFLIQMCHYIKTSLAPLPCYVYLIEHPSLKYATTRSIAKYPVEVGPQPQGVLRADILDQMRKMIKHALDFIHNFNEGEEFPPCAIEVYKIMEKVDYPRNENGDIAAIIHPDLQDQDWKPLHPGDPVFLTLDGKIIPLGGGSTVYPVFVNEAAYYEKKEAFAKATKLTLNARSIRSSLP; encoded by the exons ATGACTTCTTGTCATGTTACTGAAGATCCTATAAAAAAGGTTGCTATCTTTGGAGGAACTCATGGCAATGAGTTAACAGGAGTATTTCTAGTTAAGCGCTGGCTGGAGAATGGCACTGAGATTCAGAGAACAGGGCTGGAGGTAAAACCATTTATTACCAACCCAAGAGCAGTGAAGAAGTGTACCAGATATATTGACTGTGACCTGAATCGAGTTTTTGACCCTGAAAATCTTGG caaaaaaatgtcaaaggatTTGCCATATGAAGTGAGAAGGGCTCAAGAAATCAATCATTTATTTGGTCCAAAAGACAATGAATATTCCTATGACATTATTTTTGACCTTCACAACACTACTTCTAACATGGGGTGCACTCTTATTCTTGAAGATTCCAGGAATGACTTTTTAATTCAGATGTGTCATTATATTAAG aCTTCTTTGGCTCCATTACCCTGCTATGTTTATCTTATTGAGCATCCTTCCCTCAAATATGCGACCACTCGTTCTATAGCCAAGTATCCTGTTG AAGTTGGTCCCCAGCCTCAAGGAGTTCTGAGAGCCGATATTTtggatcaaatgagaaaaatgatcaAACATGCTCTTgattttatacataatttcaaTGAAG GAGAAGAATTCCCCCCCTGTGCTATTGAAGTCTATAAAATAATGGAGAAAGTTGATTATCCTAGGAATGAAAATGGAGATATTGCCGCTATTATCCACCCTGACCTGCAG GATCAAGACTGGAAACCGCTGCACCCCGGGGATCCTGTGTTTTTAACTCTTGATGGAAAGATTATTCCATTGGGCGGAGGCAGTACTGTGTACCCAGTGTTTGTAAACGAGGCCGCgtattatgaaaagaaagaagctttTGCAAAGGCAACCAAACTAACACTCAACGCAAGAAGTATTCGCTCCTCGTTACCTTAA